In the Corythoichthys intestinalis isolate RoL2023-P3 chromosome 12, ASM3026506v1, whole genome shotgun sequence genome, one interval contains:
- the arl5a gene encoding ADP-ribosylation factor-like protein 5A encodes MGILFTKLWRLFNHQEHKVIIVGLDNAGKTTILYQFSMNEVVHTSPTIGSNVEEIVVNNTHFLMWDIGGQESLRSSWNTYYTNTEFVIVVVDSTDRERISVTKEELYRMLAHEDLRKAGLLVFANKQDVKGCMSVADISHSLQLTSVKDHQWHIQACCALTGEGLCQGLEWMMSRLRVR; translated from the exons AGCACAAAGTCATTATTGTTGGCCTGGACAACGCTGGCAAGACTACAATTCTTTACCAATT CTCCATGAACGAGGTGGTGCACACGTCGCCCACCATAGGCAGCAACGTCGAGGAGATTGTGGTCAACAACACGCACTTCCTAATGTGGGACATCGGCGGGCAGGAGTCACTGAGGTCATCGTGGAATACCTACTACACTAACACAGAG TTTGTGATCGTGGTGGTGGACAGCACTGACCGCGAAAGAATCTCAGTGACCAAAGAGGAGCTTTACAGGATGTTAGCGCACGAA GACCTGAGGAAGGCGGGACTGCTGGTGTTCGCCAACAAGCAGGACGTGAAGGGCTGCATGTCGGTTGCCGACATCTCGCACAGTCTGCAGCTCACTTCGGTCAAAGACCACCAGTGGCACATCCAGGCCTGCTGCGCCCTCACCGGTGAAGG CTTGTGTCAAGGTCTCGAGTGGATGATGTCACGATTACGTGTCAGATGA